The DNA region AAGATCATCGGCAGCGCGACATTTTCCATAGCGGTCATGGTGGGAAGCAGGTTATAGGATTGAAAAACGAACCCCAGGTATTCCTGCCGGAAACGTGCCAGCTGGTTTTCCGTGAGTTTCGAGATGTTGACCTTCCCAATATAAACTGAACCGCGGGTCGGCTTTTCCAGGCCCGCGAGCTGGTTGAGCAGGGTGGATTTGCCAGAACCGGAGGTACCGACAATGCAAACGACCTGTCCCTGCAAAATTTCCAGATTGATATCGGCGAGCGCGACGACCTTTTCATCACCGATGCGGTACACCTTGCGCAGATGCCGCACGCTGATCATCACCCGCGGCTTTTTTTGCGGCGCGCACAGGGATGCTTCGGCGGAAAGCACCGGTGCCGTCTGCGGAAGTCCGGTGTTTTCCGGCGGCAAAACAGCGACTGCATGCTCTTCCAAAATAGCCGCCTCCTTTCCCGATAATACCTATCATAAAGTGTATTTCCCACAGGGAATTACTGCAAGTATTTCACAGTTTTTACAGCTTTCCAAGATCTTTATATCACAATTGGAAAAGGCCTCCAAAGGATGCTGCCGTCCCTGTATGCACTCAAAGCGTAGGTGCGGCGTATACGCGTTCAGATGCTCCGCCGGCATCCGTTGCCAGCGTTAAGAATTCCCATCCGCACCGTTCGTAAAAAGAGGTGTGGTCGGTCACCAGGTAGAGCTTCTGAAAGCCCATCCGTCCAAAATCCTTGCGCGCAAAGTCTAGGATCGACCTGGCAATCCCCTGGTTGCGGCATCTTTCCTCCACAAAGAGCGCGCACAGATTCGGCGATAGATCGGGCCGGTCGTGAAAATCATTTTCGATAACGCCCGCGCCAGCGGCCACCGCCTGCTTTCCATCCAGAAAAAGATACCACTGCGGAACACCGTACCGCTTTGCAATGCATGCCTGGATACTTTTCCGATAGACTCTGACGGGGATTCCCCATTTTTGGCTGAACCAATCCGCTGCAGTCTCCAGATAATCGGGATGGTCCCGCAGCGGGATAATCCGGTTGTTTTCCATTGCTTTTGCGTCCTTTCGATCTGTGAGACAGGGCCGGCCTCGCTTCCTTGTAAGAACAAGCTGTTTATGTTAAAATAAAGAAGCCTGTCCAGCGGTTTTGGCCGCTGCGGCCGATGGACTGTATGGTTTAAAACAATACAGTTCGAGTATACCATAGAATCTGAAAAAAGCAAGTGCGGGCCGGCTTTGCCCGCGGCAATGGAAAGGGTAGCGGTTATGCTGCAGAAAAACCAGATCATCGATCTTGCGGTCACTGATATGACCCATGAAGGAAGCGGCGTCGGCCATTACGAAGGGATGGCGGTATTTGTCCCGGCATCTGCCGTGGGCGACTGCTTGCGCGTGCGGATTCTGAAGGTCAACAAGACCCATTGCTTTGGGAAAATTGAGCAGGTTATGAGCCCGTCGCCCGACCGGGTGGAAACGGACTGTCCGGTGAGCCGCCGCTGCGGCGGCTGTGTGTTCCGGCATGTTTCCTATGCGGCGCAGCTCAGATATAAGCAGCATTTTGTCCAGTCAAACCTTGAACGGATCGGTGGTTTTTCATTGTTGACAGAGCCCATCGAGCCATCTCCGCAGATTGACGGATACCGTAACAAGGCCCAGTATCCGGTGCGGATGCAGAAGGGGAAGCTGGCGGCTGGATTTTTCGCGCCGCGCACCCATGAAGTGATCGACTGCCACAGCTGCCTTTTGCAGCCACCAGGCTTCCAGGGCATTCTGGAATCGGTGCTTTCCTTTGCGGAGAAATATGGCGTTTTGGCCTACGACGAACTGTCCGGGCAGGGACTGCTGCGGCATGTCTATCTGCGCTGCGGCCAGCAGAGTGGGGAAATTATGGTCTGCCTGGTGGTGAACGGTTCGGGCTTGCCGCACGAAAAAGAATTGGTCGGGACGCTGCGCGCGTGCAATCCGTCGATTGTTTCAATCCTTCTTAATGAAAACACGCGTAATACCAATGTCATCTTGGGGCAGCGCACCCGGCTTCTCTACGGGAAGGATCATATTACCGATACGCTGTGTGGTGTGCGGTTTGACCTTTCGCCGCACGCATTTTATCAGGTCAACAACCCCGGGGCCGAACGGCTTTATGGTGTGGCGGAGGAATATGCTTCGCTGACGGGAGAAGAAACAGTTCTCGACCTGTACTGCGGCGCTGGAACAATCGGCCTTTCACTGGCTGGCCGGTGCAAACAGGTCATCGGGGTGGAAATCGTTGCGCAGGCGGTGGAAAACGCGGCTTCGAACGCCCAAAAAAACGGAATCACAAACGCGCGGTTTCTCTGCGCGGATGCGGTGCAGGCCGCGAAGCGGCTGGCCGCAGAAGGGGTCCGGCCGGATGTGATCATCCTTGATCCGCCGCGCAAAGGCTGTGAAGCGGCGCTGCTTGATACGGTAGCCGGGATGTCACCGCAGAAGATTGTGATGGTATCCTGCAACAGCGCCACCATGGCGCGGGACTGCAAGATACTGGCGGGAAAGGGATATACGCTGGTGCGGTGCAGGCCGGTGGATATGTTCCCGCACACCGCGCATGTGGAAAGCGTGTCGCTTCTCTGCCGGGAGTCGACCTAAACCTGCCCGGGATTGGGAAAAGTCCGGATTTTTCTGTCCGGCTGCGGCTCGCTGGCTTTTGTTTTCCCGGAATAGATGGTATAATAGCTGCAGAGCGGCTATTATACCGGGTTTATGACCAGGCAGATGCGTCGGCAAAGCCGACTCCCTGCCCGATGGCCCATTATCCCACTGCGTGCTTCGCGCGTGTGGGATAATGGACGCGACAGAAAGCGGCGCAGGCCGCTTTCCTTCCGCGCAAAGCGCGGATACGCCGCCGCGGCGCGCGTACATTTCATCATAGCCGAACCCGGCTTTGCCGTTTCTAATGCGGCTTTACGGCATACAGGCACGGAGTGTGCCTGCGGTTATGCTGTAAGAGCTTTTCGAAAAACGCGGGATCTTTTCCCTCCCCGCAGGGACATGTAAAGATCCAGGAGATCAAAAAGATGCTGCATTACCAGGATAAGGAAGGATAAAAAATGCTGCCAGTCAGCCTGGAAAAATTTTATGAAGGGCTTCCTCAGCTGTTTCCGTATTTTGCGGGAACAGATTCGCTGGAAGCGGATGTCGCGGCAATCGGGCGGTTTGTCTCGGGGCTGACCGCGTGTGAAAAATTGATGGTGGTGCGTCTTGACGACCGAAACCCCGAAGTGTGCAGGGAGGCGGCCATCTGGGGGGACGCGGACCTGTTCGGACCGAACCTTCATGGATTTCTGCAGGCTCGGCTGAAACGGCTGCTCGCACTGCTTGGGAAACAGGAGAGCCTGACAGGCCCTGAACTGGAACAGCTATTGACAGGCGGCGGTATCCCGGCTCTTTGCAGTGCGCTTTTTCCGCTGCGGTTTGAAGGGCGGCTGGCAGGCCTTTTGCTTGTGCAGAAAATAGAGGCTCCCTGGCGGCAGGAGGAACTGGAGCTGGCCGCGTTCGCGGGGAAGATCCTGGGGGCGGCACTCTCCGACCGCACC from Anaerotruncus rubiinfantis includes:
- the rlmD gene encoding 23S rRNA (uracil(1939)-C(5))-methyltransferase RlmD, producing the protein MLQKNQIIDLAVTDMTHEGSGVGHYEGMAVFVPASAVGDCLRVRILKVNKTHCFGKIEQVMSPSPDRVETDCPVSRRCGGCVFRHVSYAAQLRYKQHFVQSNLERIGGFSLLTEPIEPSPQIDGYRNKAQYPVRMQKGKLAAGFFAPRTHEVIDCHSCLLQPPGFQGILESVLSFAEKYGVLAYDELSGQGLLRHVYLRCGQQSGEIMVCLVVNGSGLPHEKELVGTLRACNPSIVSILLNENTRNTNVILGQRTRLLYGKDHITDTLCGVRFDLSPHAFYQVNNPGAERLYGVAEEYASLTGEETVLDLYCGAGTIGLSLAGRCKQVIGVEIVAQAVENAASNAQKNGITNARFLCADAVQAAKRLAAEGVRPDVIILDPPRKGCEAALLDTVAGMSPQKIVMVSCNSATMARDCKILAGKGYTLVRCRPVDMFPHTAHVESVSLLCREST
- a CDS encoding GNAT family N-acetyltransferase, which codes for MENNRIIPLRDHPDYLETAADWFSQKWGIPVRVYRKSIQACIAKRYGVPQWYLFLDGKQAVAAGAGVIENDFHDRPDLSPNLCALFVEERCRNQGIARSILDFARKDFGRMGFQKLYLVTDHTSFYERCGWEFLTLATDAGGASERVYAAPTL